A part of Capsicum annuum cultivar UCD-10X-F1 chromosome 6, UCD10Xv1.1, whole genome shotgun sequence genomic DNA contains:
- the LOC107863871 gene encoding uncharacterized protein LOC107863871: MSLKSAKAIWDYFKTEYAGNERIRGMQVLNLIRDELQRMKESESIKEHPDRLLSIANKVRLLETELTDSRIVEKLLVTVPERQAMRRYGVVEGALPAKHQDNNKNLRKNFKNQSENGESSFNNNKKGKGGGSKKIFPPCQHCGKKGHPPFKYWRRPD, from the exons ATGTCCTTGAAGTCAGCAAAAGCAATCTGGGATTATTTCAAGACAGAGTATGCAGGCAATGAAAGGATTCGTGGAATGCAAGTGCTTAATCTCATCAGGGACGAATTGCAGAGAATGAAGGAGTCAGAATCAATAAAAGAGCACCCGGACAGACTTTTAAGCATTGCCAACAAGGTGAGGTTGCTTGAAACCGAGTTAACAGATTCAAGAATTGTGGAGAAACTACTTGTAACAGTGCCAGAGAG GCAAGCCATGAGACGATATGGAGTAGTAGAAGGAGCCTTACCAGCCAAACATCAAGACAACAACAAGAATTTAaggaagaacttcaagaatcagTCAGAAAATGGAGAAAGTTCATTCAACAATAATAAGAAGGGAAAAGGAGGAGGCTCGAAAAAGATATTTCCACCCTGCCAACACTGTGGGAAGAAAGGCCATCCACCTTTCAAATACTGGAGGAGACCTGATTGA